In Dehalococcoidales bacterium, the sequence TGAAGTGCATCACTTGCATCGTTTGAAAGGCTGGCATTTCTGGCAGTAGTAGGTGCCCCGGTTGCGCACCAGTCCCCGTTCAATAAGCCCGCCGCAGACGGAGCAGGTCTTACCGCCCAGACCGTGGGCTACCTTGAACTCGTAGTGCGCCGAACCTTCCGAACCGTCGGGGCGGAAGTAGGTATCGACGCTGGCCCCCTTGTTATCAATCGCAGCCCATAAAATCCGGCGAATCTCGTTATAAAGCCGCTTAATCTCCTGCCGGGAAAGGCTGCCGCCCGGTTGCCAGGGATTGAGCCTGGCGGCGTAAAGG encodes:
- a CDS encoding DNA-formamidopyrimidine glycosylase; translation: LYAARLNPWQPGGSLSRQEIKRLYNEIRRILWAAIDNKGASVDTYFRPDGSEGSAHYEFKVAHGLGGKTCSVCGGLIERGLVRNRGTYYCQKCQPFKRCK